In Camelina sativa cultivar DH55 chromosome 16, Cs, whole genome shotgun sequence, a single window of DNA contains:
- the LOC104748992 gene encoding F-box/kelch-repeat protein SKIP30-like isoform X2 produces the protein MSGLLDGIPDAVALRCLAYVPLDLHPNLELVSRSWRAAIRSDELFRVRKELRSSEHLLCVCAFDPENVWQVYSPNCDRWLTLPLLPSSIRHLAHFGAVTTSGMLFVLGGGSDAVDPLTGDHDGTFATDEVWSYDFLQRRWTPRASMLVPRAMFACCVLDGKIVVAGGFTTCRKSISGAEMYDPDHDLWTSIPDLHRTHNSACSGLVVNGKVHVLHKGLSTVQVLESFKLGWAVKDYGWPQGPMAVAEDVLYVMSHGLVFKQEGDTWKMIASASEFKRRIGMAMTSLSEEVLIVGGVIGPDRLNWDIKPLSDVDALTVGSDRPAWRKVAPMTRCRGTILGCTQLTI, from the exons ATGTCTGGCCTGCTCGATGGAATCCCTGACGCTGTTGCTCTTAGATGTCTTGCCTATGTGCCACTTGACCTTCATCCCAATTTAGAACTTGTCTCTCGCTCCTGGCGTGCAGCTATTCGCAGCGATGAGCTCTTCAGGGTCCGCAAAGAGCTCCGATCTTCTGAGCATCTCCTCTGCGTCTGTGCCTTCGATCCTGAGAACGTTTGGCAAGTCTACAGCCCCAACTGCGATCGCTGG CTCACTCTCCCTCTCCTCCCTTCCAGTATCCGCCACCTTGCCCATTTCGGTGCTGTCACCACTTCCGGTATGCTCTTTGTCTTGGGCGGGGGCAGCGACGCTGTCGATCCCCTTACCGGTGATCACGACGGTACCTTCGCTACCGATGAGGTCTGGTCTTACGACTTTTTACAGAGACGCTGGACTCCTCGCGCTTCAATGCTCGTTCCCCGTGCTATGTTTGCCTGTTGTGTTCTTGACGGCAAGATTGTTGTTGCTGGCGGGTTCACCACTTGCAGGAAGTCCATATCTGGAGCTGAGATGTATGATCCTGATCATGACCTCTGGACTTCGATCCCGGATCTCCACCGGACGCATAACTCTGCCTGCTCGGGTCTTGTGGTTAATGGGAAAGTTCACGTTTTGCACAAAGGCTTATCGACCGTGCAGGTTCTTGAGAGCTTTAAACTCGGATGGGCTGTGAAAGACTACGGCTGGCCGCAAGGTCCGATGGCTGTTGCTGAGGACGTGCTTTACGTGATGAGCCACGGGCTGGTGTTCAAGCAAGAAGGTGACACGTGGAAGATGATTGCGTCTGCCTCAGAGTTTAAGCGGAGGATTGGAATGGCCATGACGAGTTTGAGTGAGGAGGTACTGATCGTAGGAGGAGTGATTGGACCTGATAGGCTCAACTGGGACATCAAGCCCTTATCAGACGTAGACGCTTTGACGGTTGGGAGTGATCGTCCAGCGTGGCGGAAGGTGGCGCCGATGACAAGGTGTCGTGGGACGATCCTTGGCTGCACACAGTTGACAATATGA
- the LOC104748992 gene encoding F-box/kelch-repeat protein SKIP30-like isoform X1: MSGLLDGIPDAVALRCLAYVPLDLHPNLELVSRSWRAAIRSDELFRVRKELRSSEHLLCVCAFDPENVWQVYSPNCDRWLTLPLLPSSIRHLAHFGAVTTSGMLFVLGGGSDAVDPLTGDHDGTFATDEVWSYDFLQRRWTPRASMLVPRAMFACCVLDGKIVVAGGFTTCRKSISGAEMYDPDHDLWTSIPDLHRTHNSACSGLVVNGKVHVLHKGLSTVQVLESFKLGWAVKDYGWPQGPMAVAEDVLYVMSHGLVFKQEGDTWKMIASASEFKRRIGMAMTSLSEEVLIVGGVIGPDRLNWDIKPLSDVDALTVGSDRPAWRKVAPMTRCRGTILGCTQLTI, translated from the coding sequence ATGTCTGGCCTGCTCGATGGAATCCCTGACGCTGTTGCTCTTAGATGTCTTGCCTATGTGCCACTTGACCTTCATCCCAATTTAGAACTTGTCTCTCGCTCCTGGCGTGCAGCTATTCGCAGCGATGAGCTCTTCAGGGTCCGCAAAGAGCTCCGATCTTCTGAGCATCTCCTCTGCGTCTGTGCCTTCGATCCTGAGAACGTTTGGCAAGTCTACAGCCCCAACTGCGATCGCTGGCTCACTCTCCCTCTCCTCCCTTCCAGTATCCGCCACCTTGCCCATTTCGGTGCTGTCACCACTTCCGGTATGCTCTTTGTCTTGGGCGGGGGCAGCGACGCTGTCGATCCCCTTACCGGTGATCACGACGGTACCTTCGCTACCGATGAGGTCTGGTCTTACGACTTTTTACAGAGACGCTGGACTCCTCGCGCTTCAATGCTCGTTCCCCGTGCTATGTTTGCCTGTTGTGTTCTTGACGGCAAGATTGTTGTTGCTGGCGGGTTCACCACTTGCAGGAAGTCCATATCTGGAGCTGAGATGTATGATCCTGATCATGACCTCTGGACTTCGATCCCGGATCTCCACCGGACGCATAACTCTGCCTGCTCGGGTCTTGTGGTTAATGGGAAAGTTCACGTTTTGCACAAAGGCTTATCGACCGTGCAGGTTCTTGAGAGCTTTAAACTCGGATGGGCTGTGAAAGACTACGGCTGGCCGCAAGGTCCGATGGCTGTTGCTGAGGACGTGCTTTACGTGATGAGCCACGGGCTGGTGTTCAAGCAAGAAGGTGACACGTGGAAGATGATTGCGTCTGCCTCAGAGTTTAAGCGGAGGATTGGAATGGCCATGACGAGTTTGAGTGAGGAGGTACTGATCGTAGGAGGAGTGATTGGACCTGATAGGCTCAACTGGGACATCAAGCCCTTATCAGACGTAGACGCTTTGACGGTTGGGAGTGATCGTCCAGCGTGGCGGAAGGTGGCGCCGATGACAAGGTGTCGTGGGACGATCCTTGGCTGCACACAGTTGACAATATGA
- the LOC104753159 gene encoding protein MARD1-like, giving the protein MLRNKPRAAVTKKQQASSSLMADQPPPSSSSKLNNTCHSSSSLFSSPKFRFFASKMTPFDSDFSLVSPTSILEASPSFFSSKNTKPTPYFEPTIPNPQRFHPPDTFGLADLVKYGDSSRDHSSKPVNKMVLFGSKLRVQIPSADFGTKTGMRYPAHGHGQGQGQLSPCVQAKKVLAVSEVDQTEDYTRVISHGPNPTITHIFDNSVFVEATPCSVSLPPLVPMAMDTAKNTETFLSYCFTCKKNLDQKQDIYIYRSVHNLSLSLLDLYFELIV; this is encoded by the coding sequence ATGCTGAGAAACAAACCTAGAGCAGCCGTGACGAAGAAACAACAAGCATCGTCGTCTCTAATGGCTGATCAAcccccaccttcttcttcttcaaaactcAACAACACTTGCCACTCTTCATCTTCCCTCTTTAGCTCCCCAAAGTTTAGGTTTTTTGCTTCAAAGATGACTCCTTTTGACTCTGATTTCTCTCTCGTCAGCCCTACCTCGATCCTCGAAGCTAGCCCATCATTCTTCTCCTCCAAAAACACTAAACCCACTCCCTATTTCGAGCCCACGATCCCTAATCCCCAAAGGTTTCACCCACCTGACACCTTTGGCCTCGCCGATCTCGTCAAATACGGAGACAGTAGCAGAGACCACTCGAGTAAACCTGTCAACAAGATGGTCCTTTTCGGCTCTAAACTCAGAGTCCAGATCCCATCAGCTGATTTTGGAACTAAAACCGGGATGAGATACCCTGCTCATGGTCATGGACAGGGACAGGGACAACTCAGTCCTTGTGTCCAGGCGAAGAAGGTCTTAGCCGTGAGCGAGGTTGACCAGACGGAGGACTACACGCGCGTCATATCTCACGGTCCAAACCCAACCATCACTCATATCTTCGACAACTCTGTTTTCGTGGAGGCTACtccttgctctgtttctttaccACCACTAGTACCCATGGCGATGGATACCGCCAAGAACACGGAGACTTTTCTAAGCTATTGCTTCACCTGCAAGAAGAATCTTGACCAGAAACAAGACATCTATATATACAGGTCCGTCCACAATCTATCTCTATCACTNTTAGatttgtattttgaattaattgtcTAG
- the LOC104748993 gene encoding protein MARD1-like, producing the protein MLRNKPRAAVTKKQQASSSLMADQPPPSSSSKLNNTCHSSSSLFSSPKFRFFASKMTPFDSDFSLVSPTSILEASPSFFSSKNTKPTPYFEPTIPNPQRFHPPDTFGLADLVKYGDSSRDHSSKPVNKMVLFGSKLRVQIPSADFGTKTGMRYPAHGHGQGQGQLSPCVQAKKVLAVSEVDQTEDYTRVISHGPNPTITHIFDNSVFVEATPCSVSLPPLVAMAMDTAKNTETFLSYCFTCKKNLDQKQDIYIYRGEKGFCSSECRYQEMLLDQMET; encoded by the exons ATGCTGAGAAACAAACCTAGAGCAGCCGTGACGAAGAAACAACAAGCATCGTCGTCTCTAATGGCTGATCAAcccccaccttcttcttcttcaaaactcAACAACACTTGCCACTCTTCATCTTCCCTCTTTAGCTCCCCAAAGTTTAGGTTTTTTGCTTCAAAGATGACTCCTTTTGACTCTGATTTCTCTCTCGTCAGCCCTACCTCGATCCTCGAAGCTAGCCCATCATTCTTCTCCTCCAAAAACACTAAACCCACTCCCTATTTCGAGCCCACGATCCCTAATCCCCAAAGGTTTCACCCACCTGACACCTTTGGCCTCGCCGATCTCGTCAAATACGGAGACAGTAGCAGAGACCACTCGAGTAAACCTGTCAACAAGATGGTCCTTTTCGGCTCTAAACTCAGAGTCCAGATCCCATCAGCTGATTTTGGAACTAAAACCGGGATGAGATACCCTGCTCATGGTCATGGACAGGGACAGGGACAACTCAGTCCTTGTGTCCAGGCGAAGAAGGTCTTAGCCGTGAGCGAGGTTGACCAGACGGAGGACTACACGCGCGTCATATCTCACGGTCCAAACCCAACCATCACTCATATCTTCGACAACTCTGTTTTCGTGGAGGCTACtccttgctctgtttctttaccACCACTAGTAGCCATGGCGATGGATACCGCCAAGAACACGGAGACTTTTCTAAGCTATTGCTTCACCTGCAAGAAGAATCTTGACCAGAAACAAGACATCTATATATACAG AGGAGAGAAAGGGTTTTGCAGCAGCGAGTGCAGGTACCAGGAGATGCTTCTTGATCAAATGGAGACCTAG